The sequence ATTTGCCGCGCGCGAGATACTGGCGCTTGAGCTCCTGCTCGGCCTTGTCCAGCAGCGCCCGGTCGAAAATGCGCGACTCGGCCAGCCCCACTTCCTTGAGGCCGGTCTTAAGCTGGTCCTTGCTGAATTCCTTGGCACCGAAGATATCAATCTGGCCGATGGCGGGCCGTTCCTGGACCTGGACGATGAGGACACCATCCTGCACCTCCAGGCGCACGTCGCTGAAGAAACCAGTGGCGTACAGGGCCTTGATGGCGGCGGCGGATTTTTCCTCGTCGAAGGTCTCACCCACCTTCACCGGCAGATAGCTGAACACGGTTCCTGCCTCGGTGCGCTGGATGCCCTCGACGCGGATGTCTTTCACCACGAAGGGCTCGAAGGCGAATGCGGCGCGGCTCAGTCCCGCTGCCACCAGCCACACCAGGAGGGAAGGTCTCATGCGATCAGGGCCCCAGCAAGCGGTTGATGTCGTTGTAGAGGGCGAACAGCATTAGGGTGAACAGGAGCGCCATGCCGATCCTTTGCCCGAGCATGAGAATCTTCTCGGACGGTGGGCGTCCCGTGATGATTTCGCCGACATGATACAACAAATGCCCTCCATCCAGCACCGGCACCGGGAGCAGGTTGAGCACACCCAGACTCACGCTGAGCAGGGCGAGAAAGAGTAGCCAAGGCAGCCAGCCCATCTGCGCCGTCTGCCCCGCATAGTCGGCGATGGCCACCGGTCCGCTCAGATTGCGCCACGACACCTCGCCCCAGAGCATCTTCCAAAGAAGCTGCACACTCAACACCGCCCCATCCCAGGTCTTGCGCGCGCCGGCGACGAGGGCACCCAACACGCCGTGCCGCACCGTGGTGAAAGCATAGGCGCTGGCGCCGATGCGACCGATGCGCTCGTCCTGTACTGTCTCCGCACGCGGTGTGACCACGATCTCCACGTTGCGACCTTCGCGCAGTACGCGCAGAGTCAACGCCTGGCCGGGGTGGCGGCGAATCTTTTCCACCAGGGCCTGCCAGCTGTCCACCGGCTCGCCATTCACCGCCACGACCCAGTCTCCTGTTTGCAGGCCCGCGGCTGCCGCGGGTGAATCTGGCAATACCTCGCCGATGCGCGGCTGGAGAAAGCGCGCGGGGGCAAGCCCCAGACGCGTAAGAAACGCGCGCCCCTGGTCGGCCCCATCGTCGGCGGCGATGCGCAGGACATACACCGCGCGGCGGCCGTCGGCCTTGCGCACCCATACTTCTAGCTGGCTGGCGCGTCCCAGCCGGGAAAGCAGTGTCCAATGCACGTCGTCCCACACGGCCACCGGTTCACCGGCGATGACTTCCAGCGTATCGCCCTTGGTAAGCCCCGCCACGGCGGCCGGCGTCCCCGGCGCAGGCGCATCGATCACCGGGCGCAGGCCAGGCATGCCATGCAGGAACAGGCCCCAATAGATGAGTAACGCGAGCAGAAAGTTGGCCAGCGGCCCCGCGGCCACGATCACCATGCGCCGCCACACTGGCTGGCGGTTGAACGCCTGCGGCAGCGCCTCCGGTGACACCGGTCCTTCGTGCTCATCCAGCATTTTCACGTAGCCGCCGATGGGAAAGGCGGCGATCACCCATTCGGTGCCGTCCGGAAAGAAGCGGCGCGCCCAGAGGGGGCGGCCAAATCCCACCGAGAAACGCAGCACGCGCACGCCGCAGGCACGTGCCGCCAAATAATGGCCGAATTCGTGCACGACGATGAGCACCCCCAGGGTCACTAGGAACGCGATGGGCGTGATGAGGACGCTCATGTTACCTCGCTTTGCGATAGCAGCCGGCGAGCGAGGGCACGTGCCTGCGCGTCCGCCGCCAGCACCGTGTCGAGACTGTCCGCAGCTTGAACCGGCAGGCGTGCCAGCACCGTCTCGATCAAGGCCGGAATGCGCCGGAAGGGCAATGCTTCCGCAAGAAAGGCCTCCACTGCGATTTCGTTGGCGGCATTGAGCACCGCGGGGGCCGTACCCCCCGCCCGTAGCGCCTGGTAAGCAAGGTTTAGACAGGGAAAGCGGTCAGGATCGGGCGCTTCGAAGGTAAGCCGCGCCACGCGGAACAGATCGAGCGCTTCCACTCCGCTGTCGATGCGTTCCGGGTAGCCGAGCGCGTGGGCAATGGGCGTGCGCATGTCCGGATTGCTAAGCTGCGCCAGCACCGAACCATCCACGTATTCCACCATGGAATGGATCACGCTCTGGGGATGGATCACCACCTGGATCTGCTCTGGCTGGGCGTCGAACAGCCAGTAAGCCTCGATCACCTCCAGCCCCTTGTTCATCATGGTGGCCGAATCCACGGAAATCTTGCGACCCATCACCCAGTTGGGATGGGCGCAGGCCTCGGCCGGCGTGACGCCCTCCAGAGATTCCGGCGCGCGCGTGCGAAACGGCCCGCCGGAGGCGGTGAGCAGGATGCGCCGCACGCCCCGCGCCGCAAGTCCCCTGCCGTCCCCTGGCAGGCACTGGAAGACGGCGTTGTGCTCGCTGTCGATGGGCAACAATTCGGCACCGTTGGCCTTGACTGCCTCCATGAACAGCGCTCCCGACATCACCAACGCCTCCTTGTTCGCAAGCAGGATGCGTTTGCCGGCCTGCGCCGCTGCCAGGGTGGGCACCAGCCCGGCAGCGCCGACGATGGCGGCCATGACCGTGTCCACCTCCGGCGCGCTGGCAACCTGCGCCAGCGCCGCCTCGCCCGCCAGCACCTGGG comes from Thiobacter sp. AK1 and encodes:
- the rseP gene encoding RIP metalloprotease RseP, which produces MSVLITPIAFLVTLGVLIVVHEFGHYLAARACGVRVLRFSVGFGRPLWARRFFPDGTEWVIAAFPIGGYVKMLDEHEGPVSPEALPQAFNRQPVWRRMVIVAAGPLANFLLALLIYWGLFLHGMPGLRPVIDAPAPGTPAAVAGLTKGDTLEVIAGEPVAVWDDVHWTLLSRLGRASQLEVWVRKADGRRAVYVLRIAADDGADQGRAFLTRLGLAPARFLQPRIGEVLPDSPAAAAGLQTGDWVVAVNGEPVDSWQALVEKIRRHPGQALTLRVLREGRNVEIVVTPRAETVQDERIGRIGASAYAFTTVRHGVLGALVAGARKTWDGAVLSVQLLWKMLWGEVSWRNLSGPVAIADYAGQTAQMGWLPWLLFLALLSVSLGVLNLLPVPVLDGGHLLYHVGEIITGRPPSEKILMLGQRIGMALLFTLMLFALYNDINRLLGP
- the ispC gene encoding 1-deoxy-D-xylulose-5-phosphate reductoisomerase → MRRLTILGSTGSIGTSTLDVVARHPDRFQAFALTAQAQWQRLMEQCRRFRPVYAVLTDRQAAEALAQALREEDLPTQVLAGEAALAQVASAPEVDTVMAAIVGAAGLVPTLAAAQAGKRILLANKEALVMSGALFMEAVKANGAELLPIDSEHNAVFQCLPGDGRGLAARGVRRILLTASGGPFRTRAPESLEGVTPAEACAHPNWVMGRKISVDSATMMNKGLEVIEAYWLFDAQPEQIQVVIHPQSVIHSMVEYVDGSVLAQLSNPDMRTPIAHALGYPERIDSGVEALDLFRVARLTFEAPDPDRFPCLNLAYQALRAGGTAPAVLNAANEIAVEAFLAEALPFRRIPALIETVLARLPVQAADSLDTVLAADAQARALARRLLSQSEVT